The Montipora capricornis isolate CH-2021 chromosome 6, ASM3666992v2, whole genome shotgun sequence genome has a window encoding:
- the LOC138054185 gene encoding serine/arginine repetitive matrix protein 1-like, producing the protein MLLLPATLINKRYSQSTRSRSRSPRRKAPRSPSPRKRSRTESASSHSRSRSASFSSRSSRSRSGSVEKEKKDKGKEKEIEKGKEKDKEEEKDKEIVTEKEQSTSLEKSKEAESSPVPPPTHHRSSYKKQEQEQSPVKQPSPSSSSASPSPPPPPVKEEKEEKEEKERSPPKKASEFVPPHREESEGTFSRSPPPPPPPPRRKPREYSRSPSPPRRRYQEARSPPRRRRKSDYSPSPPPRERRRRPDPSPSRSRDRRKEATPPARRRHRSSSSPPVTRRVDSSPPMGRRGGDGLRSEEKVSKERRRSPEKVAGRRRKPSDRSQSRSSSGSREPPQKPQEDTEPAKKTKSRQARQSASSSASPEPTSAKKKSRETRESPRRSLSKEGVHREGEGKKRSRSSSPVATSRDRKRVERKSAPCRPRGKNIFFPWKTGTSHL; encoded by the exons atgctcctacttcccgccacactgataaataagcgatacagccaaagcacgag GTCTCGCTCTCGTTCTCCACGACGAAAGGCACCCCGTTCACCTTCTCCTCGCAAACGGTCACGCACGGAGTCAGCTTCGTCACACTCACGGTCACGCTCCGCTAGCTTTAGTTCACGTTCATCACGCTCCCGCTCAGGTTCTGTTGAAAAGGAGAAGAAagataaaggaaaagaaaaggaaattgaaaaaggaaaggagaaaGATAAAGAGGAGGAAAAGGATAAGGAAATAGTGACAGAAAAAGAACAATCTACTAGTCTTGAGAAAAGTAAAGAAGCAGAGTCGTCCCCAGTCCCCCCTCCAACACACCACCGCTCGTCTTACAAAAAGCAGGAGCAAGAGCAATCACCAGTCAAACAACCTTCGCCTTCGTCCTCCTCGGCCTCTCCCTCGCCTCCGCCGCCCCCAGTGAAGGAAGAGAAGGAAGAAAAGGAGGAAAAAGAGAGGTCGCCACCT AAGAAAGCGTCGGAATTCGTCCCACCTCACCGAGAAGAAAGCGAAGGGACGTTTTCGCGttcaccaccaccaccaccaccaccaccgaGGCGGAAGCCAAGGGAGTATTCGCGGTCGCCATCACCCCCTCGACGAAGATATCAAGAGGCGCGTTCACCTCCTAGAAGGAGAAGAAAATCAGATTATTCCCCGTCACCCCCTCCCAGGGAAAGACGCCGACGCCCAGACCCTTCACCATCTCGCAGCAGGGATAGACGAAAGGAAGCAACTCCACCAGCGCGCAGGCGCCACCGATCCAGCTCTTCGCCTCCTGTTACTCGTAGAGTAGATTCGTCACCACCTATGGGTCGTCGTGGTGGCGATGGGTTAAGGTCGGAAGAAAAAGTCTCTAAAGAGCGCCGCCGATCACCCGAGAAAGTAGCTGGAAGGAGACGGAAGCCCTCTGATCGATCACAGTCTCGATCATCATCTGGCTCACGGGAGCCTCCGCAGAAACCCCAGGAGGACACGGAGCCTGCGAAGAAGACCAAATCACGTCAAGCCAGACAATCAGCGTCTTCATCCGCATCCCCCGAGCCAACGTCTGCCAAAAAGAAATCACGCGAGACTCGGGAATCTCCTCGCAGAAGCCTCTCCAAGGAGGGTGTCCACAGGGAAGGAGAAGGAAAGAAGCGATCAAGGTCGTCATCACCGGTGGCGACCTCACGCGACCGCAAACGCGTGGAACGTAAATCGGCTCCTTGTCGCCCGAGAGGTAAGAACATCTTCTTCCCTTGGAAGACGGGGACTTCGCATTTATGA